The Amycolatopsis jiangsuensis nucleotide sequence CGACGCACAACGCCCTGCTGGTCCTGGCCATCGGCGCCGGCTCGCTGTTCTTCTCCCACCTGAACGACGCCGGATTCTGGCTGGTGAAGGAGTACTTCGGGATGTCGGTGGGCCAGACGCTCAAGAGCTGGTCGGTGATGGAGACGGTGATCTCGGTGATCGCGATCGCGCTGATCCTGCCGCTGGGAGCACTGTTGTAGCGGCGGCAGGTGCCCGTTTCGTGCTACCGGACGCCTTCGTTTCCCGTCACCTTGACGACTTCGATGTCCGGCAGCGCGGAGCGGGTCCCCTGCATCAGGTCGCGGTCGTCCGCGGCGGGCGACTGTCCGCCGCGGACGACCACAGGCCGGATCACCGCCGTCCTTCCGGTCATCCAGCCGGAAGTCTCACTCCTCCGCGTCCGCCCATGCTTGCAGCATCACGCGGGCGATGGAGGAGTTGCCGGGCAGCAGCAGAGTGGCTGAGCCGTTCGCGATCGGGGTCGGGATCGGCTCCGTGGTCGGGGTTCCACTGTTGCGGAAGGCCGCGCGCAGGTCGGCCCGCGACACCCACAGCGCCTCCTCGATCTCGCCGTCGGCCGGCACCAGCGGGGCCGAACGGTCGGCCCGTGCGGTGAAGCCCAGCATGATCGAACGCGGGAACGGCCACGGCTGGCTGCCGAGGTAGCGCACGTCGGAGACCTCGGCGCCGACCTCCTCGCGGATTTCCCGCGAGACGCAGCCCTCCAGCGATTCACCGGCTTCGACGAACCCGGCCAGCACCGAGTAGCGGCCTTCCGGCCACACCGGCTGGCGGGCCAGCAGCACGTGCGAACCGTTGACGCCGTCGGTGTCGTGCACCAGGCAGATCACCGCGGGGTCGGTGCGCGGGTACTCCTCGTGGCCCTTGGCGGTGCAGCGGCTCGCCCAGCCGAAGTGGGCCAGCTGCGTCGGTGAACCGTCACGGGTGCAGAACCGGGACTGCCTCCGCCAGTGCCGCAGCGCCTGCGCGGTGGTGAACAGCCCGGCCGACGTGTCGTCCAGCTGGTCGCCGTAGCCCCTCAGGTCGACCCAGATCTCGCCGTCGACGCGGGGCACCTCCTCGACCACGCCCCAGCTGCCCGCCATCCGCACGGTGTCCGCGTCGCCCTCGATGCGGCCGGGCATCGACCAGTAGTCGACGTCCTCCCATTCGCCGAGGAACACCGCGTCGAGTGGTGGTTCCGCGCCGAAGTCGACCGCCTTGCGGGTGGCCAGCGCGGAACCGCCCTCGGTCACCGGTGTGCGGCCGGTGTCGTCGAGCAGCACCACGCGTGCCTCCGGCCACTTCACTGCCAGCCGCTCCGGGTTGGTGCGCAAGGTTTCCTGCCGGTCCACGGTGGAGCGAGACAGCGTCGGCAGTGCGCCGAGGGCGAACGGTGCGGTCATCAGTCCCGCACCGTGACGCCGCCGAGCGCACTCAGCTTGGGTGCCAGCATGTCCGCGTCGCCGACCACCACACCGGTGAACCGGCCGGGGGCGAAGAACTCCAGCGCCGCCTCGGCCACCTGCGCACCGGTGACCGCGGCGACCCGCTTCGGGTGCTCCTGCAGCCACTCCACGCCCAGCCCGGTCGTGGCCAGCGCCATCAGCTGCGCGGCCAGCCCCGCCTGCGACGACGTGGCGGTGACCAGCGAGCCGATCGCGTACTGCCGCACCGACTCGACCTCCTCGTCGGTCGGCGGCACGAGCCCGAGCCTGGCCAGTTCGTAGCGGGTCTCCAGCAGCGCGGCGGCGGTCACCTCGTTGGCGGTGTCGGCGTCGACGTTCACCACCGCCTGGTCGCCGGTGAACTCGAATCCCGAGTGCGCGCCGTAGGTGTAGCCCTTGTCCTCCCGGATGTTCTCCACCAGCCGGGACGAGAAGTAACCACCGTAGGCCAGGTTCGCCAGCTGCAGGGCCGGATAACGCGGATCGGTGCGCGGCACGGTCTGCGCGGACAGCCGGATCTGCGACTGCACCGCACCGGCGCGCGGCACCAGCAGCACGTCGCCGCCGGCCAGCTCCGGCAGCGGGGGCAACTGCACCGCGGAACGCTCCGACGCCCATCCTCCGAGCGCACGCTCCAGCTCCGCCGGGACCGCCTGCGGGTCGATGTCGCCGACCAGCACCAGTACGGATCCGCGCGGCAGCACCGAAGCCGCGTGCAGCGCCCGCACCTGCTCCGGCGTCACGGCCGCGACATCGTCGGCCTCGGGCACCTCGCGCGTGGCCGGGTGGTCGCCGTAGCGGTGCTTCTGCAGCGCCTCACGGGCGATCGTGCGCGGCTGCGTCCGCGAGACGGCGATGCGCTCGATCAGCCGGTCACGCTCCCGCTCGACCTCGCCGTCGGCGTAGGTGGCGCCGGTGAGCACGTCGCCGAGTACGTCGAGCAGCGTGGGCAGCCCGTCGGCGAGCGCGGAAGCGTTGAGGTAGAGCCGTTCCGGGTCGACGCCGGCGCCGAGGTCCCCGCCGATCAGCGCCAGCTCGGCGTCGATCTCCACGCGGTCGCGGCGCGCGGTGCCGGTGAGCAGCGTCTCGGCGAGCACCTCGGCGGTGGCCGGGTGCAGCCGGTCCTCGCCGGCGAACGGAATCCACAGCCGCAGCTCGACCAGCGGCACGGTGGCCTTGCGCACGGCCAGCACGCGCAGCCCGTTGGCCAGCGTGGTGTCCACATGCGACAGCTCGGCGGCGCCGCGCGCGGCGCCGAGGGCGGGCAGCGGACGGGGCCCGGTGGCGGTGCGGCCGATTTCCTCCGCGCTGCGGTGGGCCTGCGTGGGGGAACTCACTGTTCGTCCGTCCCTTCGGTGGTGGCGGGGTTCACGACGAGGACCGCGCGCGCGTCCGGCCGCAGCGCCTTCGCCGCGGCCGACACGGCTTCGCCGGTGACCGCGGCCATCCGGTCGGCGAGCTGGTACACCAGCGACGCGTCGCCGTAGAGCAGTTCGAAAGCGCCGAGCGCGAGCGTGCGCGAGACCAGGCGGTCGTGCTCGGAGTGCAGGCCGGCCGCCCAGCGGGCGGTGACCTTCTTCAGCTCCTGCGCGTCCGGCGGGGTGGCCGCGAGCTTCTCCAGCTCCTCGTCGAGCGCCGCCAGCACGCGTTCGCGCGGCACGTCCGGCGGGTGGATCGCGGTGATCGTGAAGGTGTCCGGGTCGCGGGCCTCGAACGGGCCGAACAGCCCGGCGCCCGCGCCGATGTCGACCACCAGCGGTTCGACGTGCACCAGGCGCTGCTGCAGCCGCGAGCCGTCACCGTCGGTGAGCACGCCGGCGAGGACCAGGTGCGCGAGGTAGCCGTCGACGTCGTTGATCGGGTCCGGCATCCGGTAGCCCACGGCCAGCGCCGGCAGTGGCGCGTGCGGATCGTCGTGCTCGCCGACCAGCTCGCGCTCCGGCGGCGGTTCGGCGAACGAACGGCGCGGCGGCGCCGGACGGTGCGGCACGTCGCCGAAGTGCTTCTGGATGAGCTCCTTCGCGCCGGCCACCTCGAGGTCACCGGCGACGGTGAGCACGGCGTTGGCCGGCGAGTAGAAGGTGTCGAAGAACGCGGCGCAGTCGTCCAGCGTCGCGCCCTCCAGGTCCTCGAACGCGCCGTAGCCGTCGTGCGCGTTGGCGAAGCTGGAGTAGAGCACCGGCGGCAGCAGGATCCACGGGAACCCGCCGTAGGGCCGGTTGCGCACGTTGAGCCGGATCTCCTCCTTGACGACCTCGATCTGGTTCGCCAGGTTCTCCGCGGTCAGCTTCGGCGCGCGCATCCGGTCGGCCTCGAGGAACAGGGCCCGCTCGAGCGCGGCGCTCGGCAGCACCTCGAAGTAGTCGGTGTAGTCCGGGTGCGTGGATCCGTTGAAGGTGCCGCCGCTGGACTGCACGTGCCGGAAGTGCGCGAGCTTCTCGAGGCTCTCGCTGCCCTGGAACATCAGGTGCTCGAAGAGGTGCGCGAACCCCGTGAGCCCCTCCGGTTCGGAGCGGAAGCCCACGTCGTAGTGCACGCTGACGCCGACCACCGGCGCGGTCGGGTCCGGTGCGAGCACCACGCGCAGACCGTTGTCGAGAGTGAAGCGGACGAGCTCGGGATCGGCCATGCCCCCACCCTACGCAGGCGCGGCGGCCTTCGGCTCGTCCGGGCGGACCCGGACCGCGCCACGGTGAGCACTCGCGAACGCGGCTACGAGAGTCGCGGCGAAAGCGCTGGTCCGGGCCAGTGCTTCGGCTCCTTCGGCGGATGTCCCGTACCAGTAAGCCGTGAGCGAACGACCACTTCGGGCGAACTTCTCCACCCATGCGTCAGCCTCGCCAAGAGCGAACGCGTACGGCAGCGCGCGGGAGAAAAGCACCTCGCTGTCCTGCGTTGGCACCTTCGCCGGTCTCGTGGCCAACAGCTCGGTACGGAGGCCGAGCAGCCTGTCTCGCAGCGCGAGACCGGTCGACGTGCGCGCGGGAAACCACCTTGCGCCGACTGTCAGCGCTACTCCGGCAGCAGTCAGCACCAAGCCAAGCTGTGCGTAACCAACGGTGAAAGTGAGCAGTACGGTCAAAAGCACCCCGTACGCACACAGGCGGGCACCGATGCGAGGCAGTCGCTCTGTACGCCGCGAGAACCACCTCCGGCGCACGATGTCCGCCCGCAGTGCGCTGGGCATTCTCACGCCTGCTTCGCGAAGCGCGGACAGCGTCACGGACTCGCCCGGCAACACCGCTTCGTACACCGCGCGCTCGAACGTACCCAGCTGCGCGTCCGGCGGGTTACGGCGCATCAACGCCCACTCCCGCGGACCGTCTTCGGCGACCCACACGTAGTTACGCACGCATAGGTCCAGCACCGTGGCTGCGACGTCGACAGAGTCGGTACGGCCGGTCAACAGCGTGCCGATGTGGCCGGGTAGCACGCCGTCGGGCGACGAGAACTGACCGTCGGCCATCAATGCCACCGCAACGGGCCGACCGGGCCGCGCGTCCCGGCGGCGCAGCACCAGCACTGTCGCCGCACCGAGGCAAACCAGCTCGCCAAGCACGAGCCACGCCCACCAGACCGGAGGCGTCGCCGCGAAGGCGCCCGCAACGGTGTCTGAAGGCAACAGTCGTTCAGTCGCAGGCACTGTGCCGCCAGGTAGTTCCGCAGTGAGCTGTACACGCGAGCCGGCCGGCAGCTTGGCGACGGACACCCGCGTGACGCCACTGTGGTCGATCTGCGCTGCACTGCAGCGCGAAGCGGAGCCGGGCGCACCAGAGAGACAGGTGAGCGCGTCGGGCACCGCCGGGGCGGCGAACGTCGCGCGCACCAGTTCGAGCCGGGTGTCCCAGCCACCCGCGACGTCCCAAGTCACGTTTTCGACGCCCAGGCTGCGGCCGACCGCACCGTCCACCGTGTACCGGATCACCGACGTTCCGCCACGGAAATAGAACGTCACCTGGTCGTCGGCGGTCTCCGCGGTGGCCTGGCCCTCGATCCGCACGTCCCGCACCGACAGCACGCGGTCGCGGTCGTTCCCGGCCTCGGCGCGCAGCGGGATCGTGCGGGTCATCGTGGTACCGGGCGGCACGGAAACCGCCTCGGTCACCGAAAGGCTGCCGTCGCGCTGGACTTTGAGCGCCACCTCGGCGCTCCGCGGCAACGCCGGCAGATCCTGCGCACCGGCAGGGGTCGCCGTGGCCCAGAGCAGGACCGGGATCGCCAGCAGGGCCGCGAGCTTCACGGGCGGATGCTAGACGGACGCGACCGCGTGCCGGCGTCGGGACGTGGCGAGAACCCCGTCCAGCACGACTGCCAGCGCGGTCTCTGCGGGTTCACGCGGAGTGCCCAGCGCTCGGCCACGCGCTGTGCGAGCGGGAATCCGCACGAGCGTAAGGGCCAGGCCGGCGACGAGAACGGCAAAGCCGACCAGCGCGTTGCCGATCGTGAGCGCGAGCACCACCGTGGCCAGGACGCCGAGACCCGCCAGCCCGAACCCGGCACGGCGCAGTCGCTCCGGCCTGCGGGAGAGCCAGCCCCGGCGGTGGGCTTCCCCGTCGAGAAGGGCTCGCAGGCGCGGCAGGTCGGGGTCGACCACGGCCAACGGGCCAGGCCGGAACGTCGCTTTGACGGCTTGTTCGAACGGATCCAGCGCTTCGCCGTCACCGTGCGTGATCTGCCACTCCTCGGTGAACCGGAGGTGGCCGCGGTCGACGAGGTCGAGCACGGTGCCAGCGAGGTCCAGTTCACCGCGCGCGACATAAGCGACGTAAGCGGGTGCGGCTGCGGGTGGCCCGGCACTCCGGTCACGACGACGAAGCCACGCGGTAACCGCCGCGCCGGCCAGCACGAGCAGCAGCACCGTGCCGAACGCGACCGCAGCCGCGGGTCCGAAGGCAAAGGCCTCGATCAGCGGGGAAGACGAGACGAAGCGGGCGTTCGCAGGCAGCGCGCCGGCCGGAAGCTGCACGGCGAGGTCCATGCGATCGCCGTGAGTCAGCCCGTCCTGTTCGGCGTGCACCACCCCACGGTCACCGATCTCGGAGAAGGTGCACTGCCGGGCCGAACCCACGGCACCGGCGAAACAGTCCGCTGTGGACACTCCGGACGCGGTGAAGTTCACCGTGACGCGGTCGAGATCCTGGTCCCATCCGCCGGTGAGCTGCAGGCGCACTTGACCGTCTTCGGCGACCGCACCGTCCACTGTGTAGGTGAGGATGGCCGGGCCGGTGAAGGTGACCGTGTCGTCGTCGGCGTGCGCGGCGCCGCTGACCCGGACGTCAGAGACCGAATAGAGCCGGTCCCGTTCGTCGGTGACCGGCACTCGTGACGGAAGCCGGTGGGTCGCGCGCGTGGAGACACGCTCGGTCACGACGAACCGTCCGTCGGGCGCGGCGCTGACGGTGATGTCGTCGGTGCCCCCGCCGGCCTGCGCCAGAACGGCGGCGACCGCCAGCTCAGCGAACACCGCGCCTCAGCTCGGCGGAGTGAACGGATTGTCGGCCGGCGCCTGCCCACCCGAGCCCGGCGGCGACCCGGACGGCCCCGGCGGCTGATTCGCCTGCGGATAACTGGGCGGCGGCTGCCCCGGCACCGGCTGGTTCGGCAGCGGATAGCCGGGCGGCGGCTGCCCTGACGTCGGCTGACCGGGCTGGTAACTCGCCTGCGGATAGTCGGGCACCGGATAGCCCGACACCGGCTGCCCCGGCACCGGATACCCCGGCCCGGGGTAGTTCGGCGTGAAGCGGGCCTGTGCGCGGTTGCGGCGTTCGGCGAGCACCGTGGTGAGGAGGATCCAGGGCGGCATCCCCTCCGGCATCGGGATGCCCAGTGCGGCGGCCATCTGCTGGGCGAGTCCGTAGCCGAGCGAGTGGGCGGCCTCCGGGCGGAGCTGGTGGTAGCGGCCGAGGTACTGCCGGGCGGCGAGGGCGAGATCGTCCGTCACCTGGCTGAGGTCGAACTGCGCGGCCCACGGCGCCAGGCCCGGCGGCATCGCGGGCACGGTCTGCGTCGCGTCCGGCACTCGTTCGCGGATCACCAGCGTGCCCGCGAGGTAGTCGCCGACGCGGCGGCCGTTCGACGAGGTCAACGACACGATCAGGGCCACCGCGCCGAGGAAGCCGAGTGCCCAGAAGTCCACGAAGAATCCGGCGAGACCGCGGGTGAGGGCGTGCCGGAAGCGGATCGGGCCGCCGTCGAGGCGGACCACCCGCAACCCCAGCGCGAGCTTGCCGAGCGAACGGCCGCGGCTGAGCGTTTCGAACAACACCGGGTAACCGATCACGACGAGGACGAACACGGCGAGCAACAGGGCCACCGTGAGCGAGGAGTCGAACGACCCCGCGGTCAGCAGCAGCACCACGAGCGCGACCAGCAGCAAAGCCCCCTGCACGAGGACGTCGATCAGCATCGCGACGCCGCGGCTGGCGAGCTTCGCCACCCGCAGATCGAGGACGACGGCCTCACCGGTGACGAGATCGGACTCTTCCTGCACAGCCCCAGCCTAGAGCTCGCGAGTGACAAAGCCGGCGAGAACCGGCTTCACCACTCACGAGCTCTATGGTGGGACCGCGGAGGTGACGTGGTGGATTTGGACGTGTTCGTCGCGACCCACGGCGGCGAATGGGCCCGGCTGGGTGAGCTGGTACGGCGTTCCCGGCTCAGTGGCGCCGAGACCGACGAGCTGGTCACGCTCTACCAGCGTGCCGCCACGCACCTGTCGATGGTCCGTTCGACGGCGCCCGATCCGGCGCTGCTGGCGAGGCTGTCCGCGCTGGTGGCGCGCGGCCGTTCGGCGGTCGCCGGCTCGCACAGCCCGGCCTGGCGCGAGGTGGCGTTGTTCTTCACGCGACGGTTCCCGGCCGCGGTGTACCTCAGCCGCCGCTGGTGGATTCCGGCCGCGCTGGTGTCGGTGGCCGTGATGGCGGTGCTCGGCGTGTGGATCGCGAACGATCCGCAGGTGCGCGGGTCCCTGATCTCCGCGGACGAGCTGAAGGCGATGACGGCTCCCGGCGGCCAGTACGAGACGTACTACTCGACCGGCCCCGCCGCCTCGTTCGCCGCGAAGGTGTGGACGAACAACGCCTGGGTCGCCGCGACCTGCCTGTTCCTCGGCGTCGCGCTCGGCCTGCCGGTGATCTCCGCGCTGTGGATGAACGCACTCAACGCGGGGGTCGCGATCGGGCTGATGTCCTCGGCCGGCCGCGGCGACGTGCTGTTGGGGCTGCTCCTCCCGCACGGCCTGCTGGAGCTGACCGCGGTGTTCGTCGCCGCGGGGACCGGGCTGAAACTCGGCTGGACGGTGATCGACCCCGGCCGCCGGTCCCGCAGTGCCGCGCTGGCCGAGCAGGGTCGTTCGGTGGTCGTGATGGCGCTGGGGCTGGCGTGCGTGCTGCTGGTGTCCGGGGTGATCGAGGCGTTCGTGACGCCGTCCGGCTGGCCGATCTGGCTGCGCATCGGCATCGGCGCGGTGGTGGAGCTGCTGTTCCTCACCTACGTGTTCACCCTCGGCCGCAGGGCCGCCCGCGAGGGCGAGGTGGGCGACGTGGACCGGCGCCTGGCCGGCGATGCCCTGCCGGAAGCCGGTTGACGGGTCATCGGCGGATCCCGGCCACGAGTTTCTCCCAGTTCCGGAAGGCGATGTGCTCGCGGTCCTCGTCGCTGATCGGCGCGGTCTCCAGGAACCGCCGCGCGGCCCCGTCCCGCTCCCGGTTGAACGGGAAGTCCGAGGCGTACATGATCCGCTCGGCACCCACCGTCTCCAGGCTCCACCGCAGGTACTTGTGGCTGGAGATTCCGCCCGGAGTGATGAAGACGTTCGTGCGGAAGTACTCCTCGACCGGGCGCCGCAGGCCGGCGAACCCGTCCACAATCCCGATCCGGTCGAGGTAGAACAGCACGACCTCGCCCCAGTGCCCCAGCACGATCTGCAGGTCGGGGAACCGGTCGAAAACCCCGGCGACGATCATCCGCAGGGCGGTCAGCCCCGCGTCGTAGTGCCAGCCGAGCGCCCCGCTCGCCAGGAGGTTGTCCACCGGATCGCCGAAACCGCCGTAGTAGGCCTCCCGGACGGCCGGGACCGGGCCACGCGGGTGCAGGTAGACCGGGGCGCGCAGGTCCGCGGCGGCCTCGTAGATGTCCCAGAACTCCGGCTGGTCCAGGGAGCGGCCGCCGGAGTTCGAGTTCACCAGCGCGCCGTTGAACCCGAGCTCGGTGACCGCGCGCCGCAGCTCGTCGGCGGCGGCCCGCGGCGCGGGGGTGGCGAGCGCGGCGAAACCCTGCAGCCGCCCGGGATGCCGGCGCACGGCGTCCGCGACCAGATCGTTCACCGGGCCCTGCAGCGCGGCGGCCTCAGCGGCGTCCATGTTCTGCAGGCCCGGTGTCGTCAGCGAAAGCACCGAGGTGTCGATCCCCGCGTCGTCCATCGCGGCGACGCGCTCGTCCCCGAGCTCGACCAGCGCCTCAGCGACCTCGGACGCGAACGCCAGTTTCATCATCGGCTCGGCGAGCTGCGGATCCCGCCGCTTCCAGGCCTCCATCACCTCGGCAGTGGCGAAGTGCTCTTCCAGCGCGTAGATCTTCATCAGGCGAGGCTATCCACGCCGGCTCCCGGCTGACCAGAGATCTTCACCAATCCGAGTTCGATCATGCTCCGCGCACTGTCCACGATCGACTCCTCGACGGACCGGTGCACCACCACGCGCAGCGACGGGTCCACGCGGGAAGCCAGGCGTACCAGCACATCGGGAGCCTCGCGACGGGGGACGCGCACGCCGAGCCGTTCGCGGAGCACCTGCGCGATGCCGGAGACCCACAACGCCGGACCGGCGGCCGCGAGAAAGCGCTCGCCCCGCGCCGCCGGGTCGGTCATCGCACGCAGGTGGAGGTCGGCGACGTCCCGCACGTCGACCAGAGCGAAGGACAGCCGCGGCAGTACCGGCAGGTCACGGTTCAGCAGTCGCTGAACGAGCGTGCTGGAAGTCGACAACGCGCGGCCGAGCACCGGCCCGATCACCCCGACCGGGTTGACCACCGCGAGTTCGGGAGCATCGGCCGCACGGTCCACGAAATCCCATGCCGCACGTTCGGCGAGCGTCTTGGAGGCGGCGTAGGCACTCATCCCGGGACCGTCGAGGTCGGTCCAGTCCTGTTCGGTGAACGTCCGCTCCGAACCGGGATGGCCGTAGCTCACCGCGGCGAACGACGAGGTGAGCACAACCCGCCGTACGCCCGCGTCGCGCGCGGCGCGCAGAACCCGCAGCGAACCGTCCCGCGCGGGGACGATCAGCTCGTCCTCATGCCGCGGTACGGCCGAAGGAAACGGCGACGCGACGTGCAGCACGTAGTCGCAGCCCCGCACCGCGTCCGCCCATCCTTCGTCGGAAGTAAGGTCCGCGACAGCAAAGCCGAGTGCGTCATCCGGCTCCGCGCCAGCCACGCGCAGCGACTGGCGGACGTGCTCTGCACGCGCTGGCGTACGCACCGTCGTGCGCACGCGGTAACCCGCCTCGAGCAACCGCGCAATGCAAGGAATTCGCCACGCTTCGACGGCACCTCGACCGCAATCCTCGACGCTGCGGCCCACGTCTTCGCCGAAGAGGGCACCGGCGCGAATCTCGCGTCCGTCGCGGCAGTGGCCGGCATCAGCCGGGCCACGCTGTACCGCTACTACGCCAACCGCGAAGCCCTGCTCAACGC carries:
- the nudC gene encoding NAD(+) diphosphatase; translation: MTAPFALGALPTLSRSTVDRQETLRTNPERLAVKWPEARVVLLDDTGRTPVTEGGSALATRKAVDFGAEPPLDAVFLGEWEDVDYWSMPGRIEGDADTVRMAGSWGVVEEVPRVDGEIWVDLRGYGDQLDDTSAGLFTTAQALRHWRRQSRFCTRDGSPTQLAHFGWASRCTAKGHEEYPRTDPAVICLVHDTDGVNGSHVLLARQPVWPEGRYSVLAGFVEAGESLEGCVSREIREEVGAEVSDVRYLGSQPWPFPRSIMLGFTARADRSAPLVPADGEIEEALWVSRADLRAAFRNSGTPTTEPIPTPIANGSATLLLPGNSSIARVMLQAWADAEE
- a CDS encoding M16 family metallopeptidase; this encodes MSSPTQAHRSAEEIGRTATGPRPLPALGAARGAAELSHVDTTLANGLRVLAVRKATVPLVELRLWIPFAGEDRLHPATAEVLAETLLTGTARRDRVEIDAELALIGGDLGAGVDPERLYLNASALADGLPTLLDVLGDVLTGATYADGEVERERDRLIERIAVSRTQPRTIAREALQKHRYGDHPATREVPEADDVAAVTPEQVRALHAASVLPRGSVLVLVGDIDPQAVPAELERALGGWASERSAVQLPPLPELAGGDVLLVPRAGAVQSQIRLSAQTVPRTDPRYPALQLANLAYGGYFSSRLVENIREDKGYTYGAHSGFEFTGDQAVVNVDADTANEVTAAALLETRYELARLGLVPPTDEEVESVRQYAIGSLVTATSSQAGLAAQLMALATTGLGVEWLQEHPKRVAAVTGAQVAEAALEFFAPGRFTGVVVGDADMLAPKLSALGGVTVRD
- a CDS encoding M16 family metallopeptidase, which gives rise to MADPELVRFTLDNGLRVVLAPDPTAPVVGVSVHYDVGFRSEPEGLTGFAHLFEHLMFQGSESLEKLAHFRHVQSSGGTFNGSTHPDYTDYFEVLPSAALERALFLEADRMRAPKLTAENLANQIEVVKEEIRLNVRNRPYGGFPWILLPPVLYSSFANAHDGYGAFEDLEGATLDDCAAFFDTFYSPANAVLTVAGDLEVAGAKELIQKHFGDVPHRPAPPRRSFAEPPPERELVGEHDDPHAPLPALAVGYRMPDPINDVDGYLAHLVLAGVLTDGDGSRLQQRLVHVEPLVVDIGAGAGLFGPFEARDPDTFTITAIHPPDVPRERVLAALDEELEKLAATPPDAQELKKVTARWAAGLHSEHDRLVSRTLALGAFELLYGDASLVYQLADRMAAVTGEAVSAAAKALRPDARAVLVVNPATTEGTDEQ
- a CDS encoding DUF2207 domain-containing protein, which gives rise to MKLAALLAIPVLLWATATPAGAQDLPALPRSAEVALKVQRDGSLSVTEAVSVPPGTTMTRTIPLRAEAGNDRDRVLSVRDVRIEGQATAETADDQVTFYFRGGTSVIRYTVDGAVGRSLGVENVTWDVAGGWDTRLELVRATFAAPAVPDALTCLSGAPGSASRCSAAQIDHSGVTRVSVAKLPAGSRVQLTAELPGGTVPATERLLPSDTVAGAFAATPPVWWAWLVLGELVCLGAATVLVLRRRDARPGRPVAVALMADGQFSSPDGVLPGHIGTLLTGRTDSVDVAATVLDLCVRNYVWVAEDGPREWALMRRNPPDAQLGTFERAVYEAVLPGESVTLSALREAGVRMPSALRADIVRRRWFSRRTERLPRIGARLCAYGVLLTVLLTFTVGYAQLGLVLTAAGVALTVGARWFPARTSTGLALRDRLLGLRTELLATRPAKVPTQDSEVLFSRALPYAFALGEADAWVEKFARSGRSLTAYWYGTSAEGAEALARTSAFAATLVAAFASAHRGAVRVRPDEPKAAAPA
- a CDS encoding DUF2207 domain-containing protein yields the protein MFAELAVAAVLAQAGGGTDDITVSAAPDGRFVVTERVSTRATHRLPSRVPVTDERDRLYSVSDVRVSGAAHADDDTVTFTGPAILTYTVDGAVAEDGQVRLQLTGGWDQDLDRVTVNFTASGVSTADCFAGAVGSARQCTFSEIGDRGVVHAEQDGLTHGDRMDLAVQLPAGALPANARFVSSSPLIEAFAFGPAAAVAFGTVLLLVLAGAAVTAWLRRRDRSAGPPAAAPAYVAYVARGELDLAGTVLDLVDRGHLRFTEEWQITHGDGEALDPFEQAVKATFRPGPLAVVDPDLPRLRALLDGEAHRRGWLSRRPERLRRAGFGLAGLGVLATVVLALTIGNALVGFAVLVAGLALTLVRIPARTARGRALGTPREPAETALAVVLDGVLATSRRRHAVASV
- a CDS encoding RDD family protein — translated: MQEESDLVTGEAVVLDLRVAKLASRGVAMLIDVLVQGALLLVALVVLLLTAGSFDSSLTVALLLAVFVLVVIGYPVLFETLSRGRSLGKLALGLRVVRLDGGPIRFRHALTRGLAGFFVDFWALGFLGAVALIVSLTSSNGRRVGDYLAGTLVIRERVPDATQTVPAMPPGLAPWAAQFDLSQVTDDLALAARQYLGRYHQLRPEAAHSLGYGLAQQMAAALGIPMPEGMPPWILLTTVLAERRNRAQARFTPNYPGPGYPVPGQPVSGYPVPDYPQASYQPGQPTSGQPPPGYPLPNQPVPGQPPPSYPQANQPPGPSGSPPGSGGQAPADNPFTPPS
- a CDS encoding stage II sporulation protein M, translating into MDLDVFVATHGGEWARLGELVRRSRLSGAETDELVTLYQRAATHLSMVRSTAPDPALLARLSALVARGRSAVAGSHSPAWREVALFFTRRFPAAVYLSRRWWIPAALVSVAVMAVLGVWIANDPQVRGSLISADELKAMTAPGGQYETYYSTGPAASFAAKVWTNNAWVAATCLFLGVALGLPVISALWMNALNAGVAIGLMSSAGRGDVLLGLLLPHGLLELTAVFVAAGTGLKLGWTVIDPGRRSRSAALAEQGRSVVVMALGLACVLLVSGVIEAFVTPSGWPIWLRIGIGAVVELLFLTYVFTLGRRAAREGEVGDVDRRLAGDALPEAG
- a CDS encoding amidohydrolase family protein; the encoded protein is MKIYALEEHFATAEVMEAWKRRDPQLAEPMMKLAFASEVAEALVELGDERVAAMDDAGIDTSVLSLTTPGLQNMDAAEAAALQGPVNDLVADAVRRHPGRLQGFAALATPAPRAAADELRRAVTELGFNGALVNSNSGGRSLDQPEFWDIYEAAADLRAPVYLHPRGPVPAVREAYYGGFGDPVDNLLASGALGWHYDAGLTALRMIVAGVFDRFPDLQIVLGHWGEVVLFYLDRIGIVDGFAGLRRPVEEYFRTNVFITPGGISSHKYLRWSLETVGAERIMYASDFPFNRERDGAARRFLETAPISDEDREHIAFRNWEKLVAGIRR
- a CDS encoding SDR family oxidoreductase, with amino-acid sequence MPCIARLLEAGYRVRTTVRTPARAEHVRQSLRVAGAEPDDALGFAVADLTSDEGWADAVRGCDYVLHVASPFPSAVPRHEDELIVPARDGSLRVLRAARDAGVRRVVLTSSFAAVSYGHPGSERTFTEQDWTDLDGPGMSAYAASKTLAERAAWDFVDRAADAPELAVVNPVGVIGPVLGRALSTSSTLVQRLLNRDLPVLPRLSFALVDVRDVADLHLRAMTDPAARGERFLAAAGPALWVSGIAQVLRERLGVRVPRREAPDVLVRLASRVDPSLRVVVHRSVEESIVDSARSMIELGLVKISGQPGAGVDSLA